From Methanosarcina lacustris Z-7289, one genomic window encodes:
- a CDS encoding DUF1328 domain-containing protein — protein sequence MSDLIGLAVVFLILAFIAYILGARGIAGLSMNIAKWLVIIFVILAIISLLF from the coding sequence ATGTCAGATCTGATTGGACTTGCAGTAGTATTTTTAATCTTAGCATTTATTGCATATATTTTGGGAGCAAGGGGGATTGCCGGTTTATCTATGAATATCGCAAAGTGGCTTGTTATAATCTTTGTTATACTTGCGATAATTTCCCTACTATTCTGA